From the bacterium genome, the window CACGCTGGTGCAACGAGAAGGCTCAATCCGGGTTTCTGCCCATCTGTTTAATAACGAAGCTGATATTGACCGACTGGTTGACCAGCTCGAGCAGTACAGCCGAACTTTCAGCTCTTAAAAGCTGATCGACAACTGCATCGCGTACAGGTCGACATCCAGCTCACTATTCATCTCACATCGATTCAACTGCGTAACCAGCTTGAGCAGTGCCTGACGGTTCAACCGATGGCCGATACCGAATTCGTATCGCTTCAACGGATAATCCCACTTCTCTTCGCTCCCCGATTCAGTCGTCACAGTTCCTGGCTCGAAGTAATCGTACCGTCCGGCAAGGTACCATCCCGGCGCCAGTTTGTACTTTGCCTCGAAATAGCCTGAGGTGACAGAGAGGTCCGGAAGGTACGGGTGTTCCCACATCGCCCAGTAACTCTCCGAGAATACTTCGAGATATCGGCTTGACCAGTAGAAATCATACCCTGCCCCCGCATTCATATAATCGACATACTCATGCCCCTCAGGGATCTCATCGCCATAGACATACTCGGAAAGATAGGGACCATAAAATCCGGCCGCCCCGATCATAAAGCCGGGATTGAAATAGTAATTGAGCTTACTTGTCACCTGGGGAACGTCTTTGTACTGCTCAAGAGTCGGCAACGAAACAGCGCCGCTGAGCAGCGAAAGCGAGTAATCCAGCTTGCCAACCGAGCCATACATTTCGGCGCCGGTATTCCAACAGGCATCGTAAACCACCGGCAGACCCAGATTGTAGCGGGTGTCGCGGCGGCCCAGCAGTTGCGCAACCGACCGCATCGAATCGGAAATGAACCCAACCAGATTGGAGTGATGATTAAAGACGAGCGGCGTGCCGATCAACGGATTTTTGTCGCTATAAACGCGTGCGCCGAACGAACCAACCGTCGTCGGAATGTACCCCGCCTGCAGATTAACATATTTTCCCGCAAGATTGGTGAACCGTATGTACGCCCCGTATATGATCACCGAGTTGTTGTCGGTCATCAGTTGCAGAAAAGCCGAACTGTTCTCAGAAAGTGTAGCGTCAAAGAAGAGTCGAGTGCGCAGCGTGTGGAATGGCGAGTGCTTTTTGAAGGTGATATTAGTGTAATCGTCATTGTCGGCATTCTTGAAAACGATATCCGTCATGCCGCTGACAGACAGATCCGCCGAGACCGGCCAAGCCGACAGGAGGATCAGGCCGAGAACCATGAAAATCCGATACATGTTTACCTCACGCTAAAACAACGTCATCCGTGCGCGCCGGGCTGGTCAACGCACGGGGGAGAGCGACAACAAAACAACTTCCCTGACCCGGCGCGGATACTACCGAGATCGCGCCGCCGTGGTCATCTACTATTTTCTTGGTAATGGCGAGGCCGAGGCCGGTCCCGCCTTCTTTATTGCTGGTGACAAATGGTTCGAACAGATGCTCTCTGATCGCCTCGGGGATCCCCGGCCCATTGTCCGCGATCTCAACCTGCAATGAACTCTCGGTCAATCGCCAACTGATCTCAACCTGATCTCCGGGTTTGAGCGCCTCCCGAGCATTATTGAGAATATTATCAACGACACGGCGGAAACGATTGGGATCGAGCGTCAAAGTGACATGCGGGCTGCTGGTGATCAGGAGTTGTATCCCTGCGGCCTGGTATGCGCCGCTATGAAATTCGCGTATCTCGGCGAAGTAAGTCGTCAAGTCAACCGGCGAAAGATCGAGCCGGCTTTCGCCACGGCTGTAGTCGATCACATCACGCGCCAGATCAACCATGCGGTCGACCTGCCCCTGAATTGTCCCGCAATATGCGACCAGCTTGTTATTGGCGGGGTCCTTTCGCTGGATCAGTTCGACTGTCCCGCGAATAACCGCCATCGGACTCTTGAAATCATGAATAATGCCTGTCGCCAGTTTGCCGATCGCCGCAAGCCGTTCCGAACGAAGTGAGGCATCGTACGCTTTCTCGATCTCTTCGCGGTGTTTGGCGATCTGTCGCCTCATCTTCTCGAATTCTCCCGCGAGAAAGCCAAGTTCATCCTTGGATAGCGGCTCGATCTGAAACTCCGTCTGGCCGGAGGCGATCCTTTCGGCGGCCTGCACGAGATTGGTTACTTGTCTGCCTATCTGACGAGACGTTACCAGGTAGATCACCAACATCGCCAGTAACCCACCGCCTGCGGCAAAGAGCAGCAGATACGTAGTTATCTCGGATTTGATTGGATCGATATGTTCATCCAGCGACCCAAGAAAAGTCACAGTCGTTGCACTCCCTAAACCTGAAGAGCTGGACAGAATTATCTCCTCATCCTCGATCGACAACGTACTGAGCAATTGCTGATCAGTGGCCAGTTGCTGCAGTTTTCCCTGTCGCTCGAGTGTCGCGATCAACGGCGAACTGCTGTGGCCAATTATCCGGCCCGCATGTGAGATAATGACATCAAAGCCGGTCAGTTGTCGAAGGTCCGCCGCCAGTCCCTGCGAAATGGAATTTCCGGTGACCAGCCACCCAAGCCGAAGACCATCCGAGGTCGTCACCTGGCTGATATGCAATTCGTAATTCAGACTATCCGTTGTCAGGAAGTCTGTCTCCAGCTCAAGCAAATTGGTCAGGCGACGCGACTGCAGTTGACGAGTTACTGACGTTGGAAGGCTATTCGTTACATAGGAGAGTTGTCGATTGAGGTCGAAGTAGGCAAGAAAGTCGGCATCGAGATGCTCTTCGTACGCCGGCAGTTCGATCGCGATCGTCCCGGAGTCTTCCGTTGCCAGCGTCGCCAAAAAGCGGGGCGAAGTCAGGACCGCTTCCAGTTCGCGGCTCCGGGTATAGCGATGCAGGTCAGTGTACTGCTCCAGCACTACCTGCGCACGGCTGAAGCGCTGGCGGAACATCTCCACCAGTCCTGACTTGACCACATGCGAGGTGATAACCTGCGAGCCTATGATAAACGCGGTAATGATAGCCGCTAGGAAAAGCAGATAACGTTGTGTCAACGTAAGCGCAAACTTCATTCGATCTCCAATTGGATCGATTCACTCTCCACCACCAGCGGCTGGCTGATCTCCGGCTGATTCTCCTGCCAGACATGCAGTTCATATTTGCCGGGACGAACATCGGTAAATGAAAAATTCCCCTTGTCGTCCGAGGTGACACAATACGGAGTCTCCAGCACATGGATGTAAGCGCGCATCGAGTAGTGAATCTCACAGAAGACTTTGATGATCCCCGGCTTGTCGAAAGTCACCTCGGCGGTCTCTCCCTCCGGATATCGCCCGAGATCGAACTTCCGCGGCTTGGAATACGAGAAGACATTATGAAAGAAAGGATCCTTGTTGGGAAATGAAACCGTCGTACCAACCCCGACTGCCAATACGGGAGGTTGAAACATCATATCCTTTTGCGCCATGCTCGGCATGACCGCCGGTTGTGTGACGGGCGGCAATGAATCACCGGTCAGCCAGACCACCGAATAGAGGCCCGGATTACAGGCACAGGTGGAAGCATTTCCATCAGATGTTGGCGCGGCAGCAGTTCGACCGCGATACCGGTCGGCTGAACGGGTCGGCGCCGGATCGGCCGGTTTCCGCTTCACCACGCCGGATACCTCTGCTCCAATCAGACTACCGGA encodes:
- a CDS encoding HAMP domain-containing protein, producing the protein MKFALTLTQRYLLFLAAIITAFIIGSQVITSHVVKSGLVEMFRQRFSRAQVVLEQYTDLHRYTRSRELEAVLTSPRFLATLATEDSGTIAIELPAYEEHLDADFLAYFDLNRQLSYVTNSLPTSVTRQLQSRRLTNLLELETDFLTTDSLNYELHISQVTTSDGLRLGWLVTGNSISQGLAADLRQLTGFDVIISHAGRIIGHSSSPLIATLERQGKLQQLATDQQLLSTLSIEDEEIILSSSSGLGSATTVTFLGSLDEHIDPIKSEITTYLLLFAAGGGLLAMLVIYLVTSRQIGRQVTNLVQAAERIASGQTEFQIEPLSKDELGFLAGEFEKMRRQIAKHREEIEKAYDASLRSERLAAIGKLATGIIHDFKSPMAVIRGTVELIQRKDPANNKLVAYCGTIQGQVDRMVDLARDVIDYSRGESRLDLSPVDLTTYFAEIREFHSGAYQAAGIQLLITSSPHVTLTLDPNRFRRVVDNILNNAREALKPGDQVEISWRLTESSLQVEIADNGPGIPEAIREHLFEPFVTSNKEGGTGLGLAITKKIVDDHGGAISVVSAPGQGSCFVVALPRALTSPARTDDVVLA